A region from the Halobacillus mangrovi genome encodes:
- a CDS encoding S1C family serine protease → MGYYDDHSNATQQHKQRRRWVMPTIVGVILGAVIVLLALPALVQTELLPYDITIPEDESGLVQDDQGLTGNTTKNVELDVNTQITDVVEKVTPSVVGVVNLQSQQNFWEESGDSQQAGVGSGVIYKKEDGTAYVVTNNHVIEGANEIEVVLADETRIKAQLVGSDIFTDLAVLKMSGEQVDSVAEIGSSENLKVGEPAIAIGNPLGLRFSGSVTQGIISGKQRAIPQDFNGDGLEDWQAEVIQTDAAINPGNSGGALINIDGQLIGINSMKIAQSAVEGIGFAIPIDSAMPIINELEQYGQVNRPYIGIEAYGLNEVPTSEWENTLNLPEEVEGGLYIRSIRQMSPAAKAGMKPLDVITQLDGQKVEDIIDLRKYLYNEKNPGDEMEITYYRDGEKNTVTVTLGSQE, encoded by the coding sequence GTGGGTTATTATGATGATCATTCTAATGCCACCCAGCAGCATAAACAGCGGCGACGCTGGGTCATGCCTACCATTGTAGGTGTCATCCTCGGTGCTGTTATCGTCTTATTAGCGCTTCCTGCACTCGTACAAACCGAGTTGCTGCCTTATGACATTACGATCCCGGAGGATGAAAGCGGCCTTGTTCAGGATGATCAAGGACTTACAGGGAATACGACCAAGAATGTCGAACTTGATGTTAATACACAGATCACAGATGTAGTTGAGAAAGTCACTCCATCTGTTGTAGGGGTTGTCAATCTTCAGTCTCAGCAGAACTTTTGGGAAGAAAGTGGAGATTCCCAGCAAGCAGGCGTCGGTTCTGGTGTCATTTATAAAAAAGAAGATGGGACAGCTTATGTGGTTACGAACAATCACGTAATTGAAGGAGCAAATGAGATCGAAGTCGTCTTAGCGGATGAGACGAGAATCAAAGCACAGCTTGTTGGAAGTGACATATTTACAGATTTAGCCGTACTTAAGATGTCTGGTGAACAAGTAGACAGTGTTGCTGAGATTGGAAGCTCTGAAAATCTGAAGGTGGGAGAACCGGCCATCGCTATCGGTAACCCGCTTGGATTACGCTTCTCTGGATCCGTTACTCAAGGAATTATCAGTGGAAAACAGCGCGCTATTCCTCAGGATTTTAATGGAGATGGACTGGAAGACTGGCAGGCAGAGGTGATTCAAACGGATGCCGCGATCAACCCGGGGAACAGTGGAGGAGCTTTGATCAACATTGATGGACAACTCATTGGGATCAACTCCATGAAGATTGCCCAATCCGCCGTCGAAGGAATTGGATTCGCCATTCCAATTGATTCGGCGATGCCAATCATCAACGAACTTGAACAATATGGCCAGGTCAACCGTCCTTACATCGGAATTGAAGCTTATGGATTGAATGAAGTGCCAACGTCTGAGTGGGAAAACACCTTGAATCTCCCTGAAGAAGTAGAAGGCGGTTTGTACATTCGAAGCATCAGACAGATGTCTCCAGCTGCGAAAGCAGGAATGAAACCGCTGGATGTCATCACACAGTTAGATGGACAAAAAGTCGAGGACATCATTGACTTACGTAAGTATTTATACAATGAGAAAAATCCAGGCGATGAAATGGAAATTACCTATTACCGTGACGGCGAAAAGAATACAGTAACCGTAACCTTAGGCTCACAGGAGTAA
- a CDS encoding DUF2306 domain-containing protein has protein sequence MDLFKSVLMLHVIAGFTALAIFWIPLVTKKGGKLHKRIGWVYVWAMAVVAFSAFYMGIYRIGFDTSRNAEERSFSFFLIFIAVLSASTAWNGIRVLRYKKRTERHRNLWDLGLSTLLIISSLITIGIGWINDFTLLKFFPILGVFLGYGQLNYWLRPPRTNMHWYFEHFGNLIGCSIATITAFTVFGAPRLLNISSINIFLWFLPTILLTPIIIGYTRYYKKKFRISPVKRGA, from the coding sequence ATGGACCTTTTTAAATCAGTATTGATGCTGCATGTAATCGCAGGGTTTACCGCACTAGCCATTTTTTGGATTCCTCTTGTAACGAAAAAAGGTGGAAAGCTTCACAAACGAATCGGCTGGGTGTATGTGTGGGCCATGGCTGTCGTTGCCTTCAGTGCTTTCTATATGGGGATATACAGAATTGGTTTTGATACCTCAAGGAATGCGGAGGAACGTTCTTTTTCATTCTTTCTTATCTTTATTGCCGTCCTAAGTGCTTCTACTGCCTGGAACGGGATACGCGTACTTCGCTACAAAAAAAGAACAGAGAGACACCGTAATTTGTGGGATCTCGGCCTATCCACTCTGCTTATCATTAGTTCACTGATAACCATAGGAATTGGGTGGATCAATGACTTCACTCTGTTAAAATTTTTTCCTATTTTAGGCGTTTTTCTAGGATATGGACAGCTCAACTATTGGCTGAGGCCACCACGAACGAACATGCATTGGTATTTTGAACACTTCGGGAATTTAATTGGCTGCTCGATCGCTACGATCACAGCTTTCACTGTCTTCGGTGCTCCAAGATTATTGAACATTTCAAGTATCAATATTTTTCTATGGTTTCTGCCGACAATTTTGTTGACTCCGATAATCATTGGCTACACTCGCTACTATAAGAAAAAATTTCGTATTTCACCGGTAAAACGAGGCGCATAA
- a CDS encoding alanine/glycine:cation symporter family protein, translated as MLVFLLGTGVWLTLQLRFIQVRHLGKGFKLTFAPLFKKEKSEGINSFKALATSISAQVGTGNLAGVATAIASGGPGAIFWMWISSFFGMATIFSEAILAQKYRVKKGSHFVGGPAYYIRDGLGSRWLAGFFAIAIIIALGFIGNMVQSNAITVAMNQAIGVDSLPINLVIGVIIAFFVGLILFGGISRISNFAGNVVPFMALLYIGGSLIILISYADQIIPTLQLIVQAAISPEAAAGGALGATIKEAIRYGIARGLFSNEAGMGSTPHAHAVAEVKHPTHQGLVAMVGVFIDTVIICTLTAMVVLLTNAHQSGLEGSAITQEGFARGLGSFGIPFIAICLLFFAFTTILGWAYFGEVNVKFLFGDQAVGVYRSVVLIFIVTGSLVQVDFVWEIADTFNALMVIPNILALLGLTKVIKSTWQQTL; from the coding sequence ATGCTTGTGTTCTTGCTTGGTACGGGGGTGTGGCTGACGCTGCAGCTCAGGTTCATCCAAGTTCGCCATTTAGGGAAAGGGTTCAAGCTCACATTCGCCCCATTGTTTAAAAAAGAAAAATCCGAGGGAATCAATTCCTTCAAAGCCCTGGCAACTTCTATTTCTGCTCAAGTCGGAACTGGAAACCTTGCTGGTGTGGCTACGGCCATTGCTTCCGGAGGTCCTGGCGCGATTTTTTGGATGTGGATCAGTTCCTTTTTCGGAATGGCGACCATCTTCTCAGAAGCGATTCTGGCGCAGAAGTATCGTGTGAAAAAGGGGAGCCATTTCGTTGGTGGACCGGCTTATTATATCCGGGACGGTCTTGGCAGCCGGTGGTTAGCTGGCTTTTTCGCCATCGCCATCATCATTGCTTTAGGCTTTATCGGGAACATGGTCCAATCAAACGCCATTACAGTAGCCATGAATCAGGCGATAGGAGTCGATTCACTGCCAATCAACCTTGTGATCGGCGTAATCATCGCCTTTTTCGTTGGATTGATCTTATTCGGAGGGATTAGCCGGATTTCAAACTTTGCCGGTAACGTGGTGCCGTTTATGGCGCTTCTATATATCGGAGGAAGCTTGATTATCCTTATCTCTTACGCGGATCAGATCATTCCGACGCTCCAATTGATCGTACAAGCCGCCATCAGCCCAGAAGCTGCGGCAGGAGGAGCGCTTGGTGCTACAATTAAAGAAGCGATCCGCTACGGAATTGCGCGTGGTCTATTCTCGAACGAAGCAGGCATGGGTTCTACCCCGCATGCTCATGCGGTTGCTGAGGTCAAACACCCGACGCATCAAGGACTCGTCGCCATGGTTGGAGTATTCATCGATACGGTTATTATTTGTACACTGACCGCTATGGTCGTTCTGCTTACCAATGCTCATCAATCCGGCCTTGAAGGAAGTGCGATCACTCAGGAAGGCTTCGCCCGCGGTCTCGGATCCTTCGGCATTCCGTTCATTGCCATTTGTTTATTGTTCTTTGCCTTTACAACGATTTTAGGCTGGGCGTATTTTGGGGAAGTGAACGTCAAATTCTTGTTTGGAGATCAGGCGGTAGGAGTTTATCGAAGTGTCGTTCTTATCTTTATCGTGACAGGTTCTCTTGTACAGGTGGATTTTGTATGGGAAATCGCAGACACATTCAATGCCTTGATGGTCATCCCGAACATCTTAGCCCTGTTAGGATTAACAAAAGTGATAAAATCAACATGGCAGCAGACTCTTTAA